A segment of the Nitrospinota bacterium genome:
CATTATTTCCATCATCCATGGGAAAAATATTATCAGTGCCACAAGTACAGCCACTATCTTGGGTACAAAGACAAGTGTGATCTCGTTTATCGATGTAATTGTCTGAAAGATACTCACAATAATTCCAATAATGAGACCGATACCTAACATCGGTGCACCGACCATCAGGGTAACGATAACCGCTTCTTTTGCAAAACTACCTACAAAGTCAGGCGTCATTTATACTCCTTTTCCTATTTTCAAACTCTTTATGCAAAACTTCTCACTAAAGAGCCAACGATTAAATCCCAGCCATCCACTAATACAAACAGCATCAGCTTAAAGGGAAGAG
Coding sequences within it:
- the fliQ gene encoding flagellar biosynthesis protein FliQ, which translates into the protein MTPDFVGSFAKEAVIVTLMVGAPMLGIGLIIGIIVSIFQTITSINEITLVFVPKIVAVLVALIIFFPWMMEIMMNFTLNLFQNLHIYVK